A genomic region of Solanum dulcamara chromosome 2, daSolDulc1.2, whole genome shotgun sequence contains the following coding sequences:
- the LOC129874163 gene encoding dehydration-responsive element-binding protein 1F-like yields the protein MNRKIVIYIHNLASILHIPILFSDLFFTEIAPLIIFSPIMKSQKRTSKNSSVRLYPVGVRKRKSGKFCAEIRHPFHKRKIWLGTFITVDEACESYKSKQLEFEELVMAKNAKKGKILKESDQESCSSDEFKQKSLMCVAENMNSSNDIDEKISLFAGEKQESLMDNSENSNPSNGVEEKSNLFFGNAGDEELFKRTWVKISEGKEVMFSHKLGVPIVDNYGFLLGEFSVLDDLTI from the coding sequence ATGAATAGGAAAATTgtcatatatattcataatttagccTCCATTCTTCACATTCCAATTTTATTTTCTGATCTCTTCTTTACTGAAATAGcccctttaattattttttctccaATCATGAAATCTCAAAAAAGAACATCAAAAAATTCTTCCGTTAGATTGTATCCTGTTGGAGTTCGAAAGAGAAAAAGTGGTAAATTTTGTGCTGAAATCAGACACCCATTTCACAAGAGGAAGATTTGGTTGGGTACTTTCATTACTGTTGATGAAGCTTGTGAAAGTTACAAGTCTAAGcagcttgaatttgaagaattggtAATGGCTAAAAATGCAAAAAAGGGtaagattttaaaagaatctGATCAAGAATCTTGTTCGAGTGATGAATTTAAACAAAAATCATTAATGTGTGTTGCTGAGAATATGAATTCATCAAATGACATTGACGAAAAAATCAGTCTTTTTGCCGGTGAAAAACAAGAATCATTGATGGACAATTCTGAGAATTCGAATCCATCAAATGGGGTTGAAGAAAAAAGCAATCTTTTTTTTGGGAATGCAGGTGATGAAGAATTGTTTAAGAGGACTTGGGTGAAAATTTCAGAAGGTAAAGAAGTGATGTTTTCACACAAATTAGGGGTTCCAATTGTGGATAATTACGGGTTTTTGTTGGGTGAATTTAGTGTTTTGGATGATCTTACGATAtaa